The Oncorhynchus masou masou isolate Uvic2021 unplaced genomic scaffold, UVic_Omas_1.1 unplaced_scaffold_5996, whole genome shotgun sequence genome has a segment encoding these proteins:
- the LOC135536353 gene encoding mitochondrial glutamate carrier 1, producing MADKQISLPAKLINGGIAGLIGVSCVFPIDLAKTRLQNQQNGSRLYTSMSDCLIKTIRSEGYFGMYRGSAVNLTLVTPEKAIKLAANDFFRQYLSKDGQKLTLVKEMLAGCGAGTCQ from the exons ATGGCTGACAAGCAGATCAG tttGCCTGCCAAGTTGATAAACGGTGGGATAGCAGGGCTGATTGGTGTGAGCTGTGTGTTTCCCATTGACTTGGCCAAGACCCGCCTGCAGAACCAGCAAAATGGATCACGCCTCTACACCAGCAT GTCTGACTGTCTTATCAAGACCATCCGCTCAGAGGGATACTTCGGGATGTACAGAG GGTCTGCGGTGAACCTAACCCTGGTCACGCCAGAGAAAGCCATCAAGCTAGCAGCAAATGACTTCTTCAGACAATACCTCTCCAAGGatgg tcagaaGCTCACCCTGGTCAAGGAGATGCTGGCGGGGTGTGGGGCAGGTACATGTCAG